TGTCAAACACCAGACCGAACAAAACCAGCAAGACTCTACATACTGGAATTCTTCTCCCGTGTCTCTTTACCGTTATTATTTTTCCACCTGAGGCTTTTCCTGCATCGATTCAGGGTGACAAACCAGCACAGGCAGGCTTGACTCTAAATGCATCCTGTCtgatttctgtatttttgtgttgtgcGCTGAACGTGACCTCCTTTTAAATGACGGGAATATTAAAGAGCAAACAGAAGCTACGGAGCCCCGGATAGAGACGCCAGCAGGCAGCTGCTGCGCTCTGTtttatcatcagacattttcttttttttttttttttcctgaaatatAAATAAGCAGAAGAGCTGACAGAAGTCGCTCAAACTGAAAGAAGACACGCACAAAGGAGGCTTTTGAACTTTTCTGTAGGTAACGGCTTGTGTCACCACATTAGAGAGGAACTGTGACTTTGTTTAATTTTAACTCTGTGAACTCGTATGGATAATTCACACATGCTGCCTTTGTTCTATTCCGCCTTTCTTTTAATGTCTGTTTGCTCTTTTGCCTCTTTCTGAACGTCTTTATATGTaggtctgtgtctgtctgtgtgtctgtctgtgtgtgtgtgtgtgtgtgtgtgtgtgtgtgtgtttgcaataCAGCTCCACACCAGAGTCAAGAGTAGAACACGTAGCAACTGTCTTTATTGAACACCAGCATTTTAGAAGGTAGGGATTTAACATATATATAGTTGAAAGCCTACAAGAAaagtaatttaaatatttatatatatcttTACAAATGTTCATGGGCGACTCGGAGAGCTCGTGTCGGCTAAACTTGCGATCCAGGGGGAGTGTACAAAGATAGACATGCACAGGGAAGAGGAACGACGGCGACCGCAGAGTCACCTTTTACAAAATGGCTGAGTTGgacccttctctctctgtctctctctttatcattcacatattcacacacactcacacacacacacacacacacacacacacacacacacacacacacaccacagtgTAGCCTATAACCTCAGGCAGTGGTGTCACATCCTGAAACAGTCTCTTGAAAAACACACTGGTTGCTTTGCTATGGCACTGATTGTAcgacaaaaataaatcaaaataaagtcTGCTCGGTGGAGTTCAGGTGATCTCACAGGtacaggggaggggggaggggggaggggggggggtcaaatgTACTTTATGTGTTTTAGAGCTGCATTAATTAATCAGTTTATTACATGAGTGATTCAAAGAGCACATTTTTAGATAATCATTTCATAGTTTGGTgatttttcaaacaaatatttcaatCATTTGCTaatgaaaaaacaagtttgttgatttttccatttttctaaataaagtcTTTTGATTCTTTTGGTTTGACAAAAGAAACAATTTGAAGACTTCTCTTTGAGCTCTGGGAAGATGTTAGACTTTCACGTTCCGACATGCTTGATTAAGGGCTGCAATCAGGACATCACCCCCAAATTGAATGTATTAAAAGTGGTTGGAAAGTGAATTAATTTTGGTTAAGTTCACTGAgaatgggtaaaaaaaacaaagagattttacaaaaatagaaaaaatgaacCTCCAGAGGACCAACCAAAAGAGTTTCAATTGTTTGTATCTTGCAGAAAAGCAACACCTGACATAGCTGGGTTGAGATCAAATTACCAAAAGAACCcctctaatgtgtgtgtgtgtgtgtgtgtgtgtgtgtgtgtgtgtgtgtgtgtgtgtgtgtgtgtgtgtgtacccccCAGTACTGGAAAACTGTGATGTCAGCATGTCTACCTACTGTTTccagaataaagaaataaaagtataaacagTCCTGGATGAGTCAGCCTACTCCATGGTGAGGCTCCTCCACTGTCattacaatcacacacacacacacacacacacacacacacacacacacatacatgcagacACACTTATGAACACACGCCCTGCCAAACAGGGTTATCACTCGTTCATCTGGATGTCTTGTTTGGGACACTTCGGGTTGGAGTTACTTGtcaaaaataagataaataaattaaaaataaataggaATTGTCCCAAAGAAGAAAACGtatgaggcacacacacacacacacacgtgagcacacacacacactcctaaaTGTAACGCTCCAAGGCACGGGGACCAGGTGTGGGGGGGCTACTCAGTCTTTTCCGTTTTCCCATCTTTGCTCTGCGACTCGGCTGTTTTCCGGAGCTGCGTCTTTTCCGAGCTGTTGTTGATCTGTTGGTCGTTCGGCCCGCTCGTCTTCCCGCTCGAGTTCTTGTCCAGGTAGTTGAGCATCTCGCTCAGGACCGTCTGGAAGGTGCTGAGAGCCGCGCAGACCGCCGGCGTGCCAAAGCCGTGAGTGATCAGACTGTGAGGGAAGGGAGAAAATCAGGAAAATGAGACACGTTTGTTTGAGTCAGgtgcaaaaagaagaaagaaatcagGTGTACAGTGAAGGTTCATTCCTCTGTCTTCCCTCGGATTATTCTCCTGCAGAgaaacttttctctctctgccttcagGAGCTTCTAATCCTCCTTAAAGAGTTCCTTCAGTCAGGCTATCCCCTTTCAGAGCTGAGTTTAATGTCCTCTGATTTTCTAAATGCAGCTTCTGCAGTCTTTGATAAGGGAACACTGTGCTGTTGAAGTCAGTTCTAGGCCCTCATCTTACCAGGTTAAACATGCAAAATTCATTTGGTAGATAATGTACAGAAAGTTATCAGCTACTTGATGATAATTATTCTGTGTTTAATCCATTGCTCAAGCACAAAAAAGCCAACCAGCTCCCTGTTATGTGTACACTGTTGTGATTATTTCAGGACATTTGAAGACTCATTCTCAGGCCTTTGGAAGTTTAAATTAGCATTTTTCTCTAATATTTAAGATTTTGCAGACTTTAAAttgaattcagaaaaaaaaaaaacatgaatttcaCACTTTATTCTCCGTCCCATAGTGTAGCTAGAGGAGTCCTCAAagtctgatgtaaaaaaaaaaaggttgaagtgctaatgcaaataaatataaatgtgtttgaataGTTGAGCTCAGGTCGTGTTTCTTTTTTGGATCATCAGATAAAACTGTACATTCTGCAAAGAGTGACGCCATAGAAGTgacatttctcctcctcctcctcctctgtcatttGTGCCAAGAAACAAACTGCACAGCTGCATCTTTTTCAAAAATGGCAACGCGTTTGGAGCCGAAATGAAGCACAGCAGTTTTATTTCTTAAACTGACTTCATTTAaggaactttttctttttttcccactccAACATATCATCATTCAATGTGCGTAGAGAGCAGGTGAGCCTTACCTGAAGTGTGTGAGGTGTCTCTGGATGTCCAGGTCCAGGATGGGGGTGGGTCTTGAGGAGCCCAGAGGAGAGCGGTCTTGGCTCAGTAAGTCCTGGAACTCCTTACAGATTTGCCTGATGgacagaaggagggagggaaggagggttTACCATCTGTCTGCTACACAAGCGGCACAATTtgggcctcttttttttttctccctccttttATTTTCCCGCACTCATCCTGCTCATTTTGcatcaacacaaaaataaattcctCCCAGGAAGCACTTGAAATAATTAGCACATGCACGAGTAAGAAAAGTTCAATGTCAATCGAAAAGCAAGTGGAACAACGCTCAAAATCTGCAAACATTCTGCAAAATATAGAGTCAAAGTTGGTTTTCTGCAGTGGTTCAGGTCGCCTTCTCGAATTTTAGTCCATGTCCAAACttattgttggaaaaaaaataatttatcagaaaagaaaatcaacttaTTTGGAAAGAAGCGGGAGGTAGTGCTTGTCAGAAATAGCAGTAAAAGGATCTCATAGTATTAAAGTATGCCTGATAGCCCCGAAATGTGCGAgcaaaatatcttaaaaatcaAATCGAATAGAATCTTTTTGCACAAAGTGTATGGTGGGAGATTGTTCCAACTCATGATACTCTTCCCAAAGTTTTTGCTTTTATGTTTTAGCATAATATTCCTCTTGTTAACCAAACTTCCCCTCAGCATCTCTTCCATTTTTCCTCCATTTTCGGCCTCTCTCACAGATACTCAATACCCGCTTGCTGTGAAGCTTTCTTGTTGTTGAACGCGTTGCTCGGAGCTCTGTTTATCAAAGCATTGCTTCTAAAATGATCAATTTTTATCTCGGCTGTGTTGCAGCTGTGAAATTGATCGAGTTATTCACCTACACCTATAGACCCGCAGCCAAACAACAACTTCAGGTCTGGACCCTTTTCACATGATGGGTCCATGATAACAGAGAAATAAAGACCTTTATATAAGAGAGTTTAGGAATAAAAAGTCTATCCTGCAGAGAAgttacaaaaacaattaaatcacTCTTTGGAAGTGATTTCTctagcccctttcacacatgcactacaCTCCTGGAAATTCATTTCCCAAACTTTTCCGGGTGGGCAGCAAagggacacatttttaaaggacTTTATCCTTCCAGCTGCCCGGTAAAAATTCTGCAAGAAGTCAGGATGAGCGGCTCCTTGAACGCAGCAGGTAATAGTCAGGAAAAAAGTGACTCGTAACCGaattaataaaacatcaaaaccaCGTTATGCTGCTTCTTACTCTGTTATATTTACTCACTATGTTGTTTCTCCACTCTcttgttgatactgtgaatacgtCCAGTAACCCATAGCAAGgtaaaactgtcatcatagcatCAGCCACTGTTTTGTCAGCCATCTTGGATATGTTGAATACATTACACAGTGACTTCATAAACGTCCTTTTAACGTAATGCCCTACATTCTGAGACCCACGGCACGGAAaaatctcccgctgtgagggacatgtgcGGTTTGTGAAGCAAATCTCGGAGGCAGATTTTCCTGAAGTTTCTTGACATtctcaggagtgcatgtgtgaaaggggctcgTGCTGCtttattaatgtgtgtttgtgtatatctGCAAGTGTTTGTATCCTTACTTTGTGGCCAGAACCATCTTCTTGCGCGCGCTGGTTTCTTTCGGCTCGCTGTGCTGCCTCGCCAAATGTTCCCCCACCGCCTTGCTGGGAAACTCTGTCTCGCAGGTGTAGCCGAAGTCCCGCGCCAGGTGGAGCGCCTCGCCTGAgcacaaagcaacaacaaaaaaaaaacactaattaAGCAATGCTCTCaaatgattaaatatgaaaagtttAATAGACAATAAGGTAGAACCGAACAATTCAGGACACACAGTTCCTTACCTTCCACCAGGGAGGTGAGCAGAGTGACGTTGGCAGCTTTCCTTCGTCCTGCCGGCAGGTTGAGGCCCAGACGGTCTAACTTCTCCCGAAGACACCGGCCTCCGTTCTTAGACTTTGCTCTGcgggaaaatgaaaaaaaaaaaaacttttttcacatGACATATTCAACAGCATCCACTCAATGTCATCATGTCCCTTCTTTTGTCTTACAAAACTGAAAGCAAAAGACAAAAGTAATCATCCTGCCTCTTCAAGAAACAGGTTTTAATCACGTCTTACATGTGAGGCTTGAGGAAATATAGATTTGCTTTGATGTGTCAAAGgcataaaattaaaacataaaatcaaagggtgtaaaattaaaacatgtcGCCTGATTGTACGCTAAATGTGCTTCCTTTATACGTCGACGATATGATTACATGCCcgccccccccctgagtttccCCTGTCATAGTTTGAGTTCCCAAAGAGAGAAGTTCTATTTTGGAGGAGCGATGGTAGGAACAACAGTCGCTGTcaatttttcatcttttatgtaaaaaaaattttttgGAAACGTTGGCGCTTCATTCCTGTCCGATAAAAAACGAATAATCCTACTGGGATATTTTTGTTAATAGAATCACGGAGAAACGAGTCAAAACACAGCTCATCTTCACTCTTGTAAAAGCACATTCTTGACATAATTTACTCCAAATGAATcaactcatctgttttttttttccccctttgttGATGCTTCCTCTTGTAGACCCGGCCATATTCTCTCtgccctccccctctctctctctctcctcttcctcttcctcccccttctctttctctctacctCATCAATAATACAGCGCTGGCAACTCTTGctttcctctgcttcctctgaTCCTGGCATGCTTTGGCCTGGTCTCGCCTCCCTCTGGCTCCCTGGGCATGGCGGCGCGTGCAGCCCCGGCCCCTTGCTCGCCTACAATAGTCTTTGTGGACGCTGCACTGTACATCCTTGTGTTTCATCTGAGGGGCTACACAGAGTCAGGCGGCGCTCTCCAGTGTTCACCAAACAGAATCAGGCTTTTAATAAATACTGTTTTGCTTTACAATCCTTCCTATATGACACTTGATTCCTTTACTTCCTTATTCTTGCTCAAGTTGATAAAATCACAGAAACAGCCTCGCAACAGAGTCACTTTTGTCATGACTTTTTCTTTAAGTTGTTGAGGCTTTGTTAGTTCACATCATGCACAACCAGGTGTTCCCTTTGGTCTTCATCCTTTCACAGTTACACTCCAACACTTCTATCCTTCTATATTACTTCTCCTGCAGCAGGATGGACTCAATGTTTGTGAAGTTTTGTGTCTCTTaattctcctgggatcttgttgagagaacatgaacatttttgtaaggtcctctgcttttaaaaaagatgaaatggcTCCACAAAAATGCAGTAAGATAAGgtttgaatttaaatatttgtgtatgTCAGGAGCTTCGAAAGACTCCCTAGTTTGATTTTAATTCAAGTCAGTAAATCAATGTTCTTTCTTGACTGTTGTGAGGTGCTGTGAGGAATTCCCTTGAGTGCAGTCAAATTCCTAcagtgtgtgttcgtgtgtaaCTGACCTGCGAAGTATGCCCCCCAGTAAGGAGGCGTTGAGGCACTCTGGTGGGGACAGTCTTCTTTTCACCTCTGCGATGGTCACTTTGTACTTGGAGGTGGAGCTGAGCAGCGACAGGCGGCCCGGTACGGAGCAGAACAGATCTGTAGGGTTCACCACACATGTCCCGCCtgcgcacaaacacaaacacagctgttagAACCGAACCAACAGCAGCACCGACAAACTGTTCTCAGGCGTTTTAAAGAGGTAACCAAACAGTGGAGATGGGAATTCTGACAACAACATCATTGGGCATTGGCTTATATCACTGTATTGCCGTAAATATTTTCCCTAATACGTGCCGTGATAGaagtttatttaaaggaatatgcaatgcagaaaacaatgtttactatatttaaaaaaaaaatatgacgaGAGTGCACGTCGGCTTTAATGTTTGCTATCAGCTGTTTATAAGCTTGTCAACATGTTCTATACTTTTCCATACTACatgttgttttgaaaagaaaagatccCTCACACTACTCTTACTAAGCATCACCAATTCATTAGACAAAATCACAACGCTTCAGTCTTCAGTGTGTGAACAGTCAACACCCTTGAGAAAAGTTTCAGAGGGACCGAAACATTGTGATTTTcttctaataaattggtgaaTGCATTACACGGTGACAAGAGCAGTGTGAGAGATGACAGTTTGATGGTCCTGCGCACCGACTTCAGAAGATAGTTGGATGTGTGATCACCTCCTTAAAAACATTGATTCTATGTTGTAAAGTGATACAGTCTTATCTTAATGATCGATATTATCAAAGTACAgacgctttaaaaaaagtacaaatctTCGGTCATACTGGTGGTATGTTCCAATTCACTGGAAGAATCAACTGGACTATGAGTGACTATAATAACTATAATTTTACAAATACCATGGCAGCATTTCCATTGTATTTGTTCAGTTTAGAGGAGTTTGCTTTCAATTTTTGTTTAtacaaacaagaaattacccaatacTGGAGAcctaggacttctgtttttgtatcCATATCGTCTGATTTTAACTAGTATCATAACGTTGGTATCATTACAATCCGAACTCTTTCTGCAGCATACGATGTCCACACTTGTATTGCTTGTTGAATATTGTATTTAGTAGAGTTTTTTGTTTAAGAAATCAACTTTCTGAGTACCTATGCAGACCCATAACCGTGCAAAAATGGCAAACGAGCATCAAATACATGGTCCCTTTCATCCCAGGTCATAAATGTGACTGTATCTGCCACCTTATTTTGGATATGTGAATTATATTTCTCCACTAAAATAGGTTTTCAGTCTCCGAAATCCCATATCAGTCAGGCTCTGATGTTTACATTAACTACCCTTCTCTTGTCATACACACTACACATTTCCATTCACACTGCCtctaacacaaaataaaagatgcAGCCGGTTCGGATTGTTTTAATGCTCATTGACGACCATGTATCCCCAGAAAGTCCAATTTTCTTTGGACTAAGAAAGAAAGCcatgttctactttttttttttaaatgctgcttAAAGAAATAATTCATCTCTGTTTAAAGCTTCATGAAGTACCTACATGCCTCTGTGTAGAGTCTAATGTTAGGTACAAACATCCGTTCACAACAACATTAAATGTATCGCTATTCTTACCTAACGTCTGGCATTTAGATAAAACTCATTATAATTAAACGTGTTTTAATATAAGATTTAGTGTTATTTTTGAAGAGGTCCTTTGAAAATTGGTATTCTGTCAATATGAATTAGCATTATGTCAATAAAACAGTTTATTTACTAATTATTTAGTGATCGTGATTTAACAGTTTATCAAAACAGAAACCAAGAAACAACAACCAGACTCTCTTCTGGATGGTCagtctcactgtgtgtgtgtgtgtgtgtgtgtgtgtgtgtgtgtgtgtgtgtgtgtgtgtgtgtgtgtgtgtgtgtgtgtctgtgtgtgtgtgtctgtgtgtgtacgtaaacattcacacaacagGGCAGCACACTAAACTTCATCAGTAAACTAACATCTACCTAACTCCTTCACAAACGTCCTGATGTAAAATATACAGccattgaagcagaaataatcTAAAGATTTATAGTAAAACATGTTCATTATAAGGGTTTTGTAAAGAGTCCTAAAAGCACTGATAAGTTAAATGCAGTATTAAGTTTCTCATTTTAAGCTGAATTCTACAAGTAATAGAAGATTTTGTATTTCTAAGAGAAAATCTGGTTTTCCTTTTGACTTCATGTACGGCTTACAGGTTACTGAATGTTTCAAATAAAATCCTTTAACCGTTTGGAAAAGCCCCAACTCACAGAAAATACGTGAAGAACTTAAACTATAAAAATGTTGTATGACTGTATCCTCTCGAGGGTATTCATTAGTTTTATGAGCATGGGATTGTTCACGATACAGTTTGAGACATTCAAACATTGAGACTTTTTCCCTCTCAGGATGCAgatatttgcattatttttgcGCCATTGTTTTTAGTGAGTAGCTGTGTATAAACTTAGAATGAGCCTGAGGTCTCCCTGGCTGTAATTTGTAAAAATCCCACATATATCATCATGATAAACAATTATAAACCACCTAACCATGATCAGTTCAGACATTGAGTTTCATTTCCAGCTACAATAATGTGTAAATTCAGTCTGTGTGCAGTAGAATCTTCACTGTAAATGGAAATATGTCCTTCCTTA
The Labrus bergylta chromosome 15, fLabBer1.1, whole genome shotgun sequence DNA segment above includes these coding regions:
- the tfap2d gene encoding transcription factor AP-2-delta translates to MSATFPGLVHDAEIRHDGSNSYRLMQLGCLESVANSSVAYSSSSPLTYPAPAGTEFASPYFSANHQYTPLHHQSFHYEFQHSHPAVAPEAYGLNSLHSGQYYQQIHHGEPADFINLHNARSALKSSCLDEQQRRELGCLDAYRRHDLSLMTSHGSQAYGVGMHHPDQRLLPGAGLGLPPASDDLQGSVEAQCGLVLNGQGGVIRRGGTCVVNPTDLFCSVPGRLSLLSSTSKYKVTIAEVKRRLSPPECLNASLLGGILRRAKSKNGGRCLREKLDRLGLNLPAGRRKAANVTLLTSLVEGEALHLARDFGYTCETEFPSKAVGEHLARQHSEPKETSARKKMVLATKQICKEFQDLLSQDRSPLGSSRPTPILDLDIQRHLTHFSLITHGFGTPAVCAALSTFQTVLSEMLNYLDKNSSGKTSGPNDQQINNSSEKTQLRKTAESQSKDGKTEKTE